In a genomic window of Halobiforma lacisalsi AJ5:
- a CDS encoding DUF7130 family rubredoxin-like protein produces MVQTGETPAKADDEEALEEVHEVTSGQTVYDEDGNVLGRVRSFEQSGFFVTTREGAEAMSIEHARSGHEFGEAHLMWRCMECGEMGGITADLPDECPNCQTGRENLMYWTED; encoded by the coding sequence ATGGTCCAGACGGGTGAGACTCCAGCGAAAGCGGACGACGAAGAAGCGCTCGAAGAGGTCCACGAGGTCACGTCCGGCCAGACCGTCTACGACGAGGATGGCAACGTGCTCGGCCGCGTCCGTAGCTTCGAACAAAGCGGCTTTTTCGTCACCACGCGCGAGGGTGCCGAGGCGATGAGCATCGAGCACGCGCGGTCGGGTCACGAGTTCGGCGAGGCACACCTGATGTGGCGGTGTATGGAGTGTGGGGAGATGGGCGGGATCACCGCCGACCTGCCGGACGAGTGTCCGAACTGCCAGACTGGTCGCGAAAATCTGATGTATTGGACGGAGGACTGA
- a CDS encoding CehA/McbA family metallohydrolase — protein sequence MTTHIPFAIDFHVHSDESYDGHEPIELILEHAADIGLDGIVITDHDRIAESLRAAEIAPEYGLIGIPGVEVSTKHGHLLAIGVEKRPDPGRPFPETVDAVRELGGIAVVPHPFQRSRHGVRKRHVDGVDAIETYNSMLFTGYRNRRARTFARRRGYPEIGASDAHYLPNVGKAYTEILVSPDDENPTKADIDGDELVEAILEGRTQIRGKRTPIHKSTVQYAKGAVRKSAYVLTSRAPLVPTVPASMDRT from the coding sequence ATGACGACCCACATTCCGTTTGCGATCGACTTTCACGTCCACTCCGACGAGTCCTACGACGGCCACGAACCGATCGAACTCATTCTGGAACACGCGGCGGACATCGGACTCGACGGAATCGTCATCACGGATCACGACCGGATCGCCGAATCCCTCCGTGCGGCCGAGATCGCTCCGGAATACGGGCTGATCGGCATCCCCGGCGTCGAAGTGTCGACGAAACACGGCCACCTCCTCGCGATCGGTGTCGAAAAGCGGCCCGATCCGGGGCGTCCGTTCCCGGAAACCGTCGACGCGGTCCGGGAACTCGGGGGGATCGCGGTCGTTCCCCATCCTTTCCAGCGCAGTCGCCACGGCGTCCGGAAACGCCACGTCGACGGCGTCGACGCGATCGAGACCTACAACTCGATGCTGTTTACCGGCTACCGGAACCGGCGAGCGCGGACCTTCGCCCGCCGACGGGGGTACCCCGAGATCGGCGCGAGCGACGCCCACTACCTGCCGAACGTCGGCAAAGCCTACACCGAGATACTCGTCTCGCCGGACGACGAGAACCCCACGAAGGCGGACATCGACGGCGACGAACTCGTCGAGGCCATCCTCGAGGGCCGCACCCAGATCCGTGGGAAGCGCACGCCGATTCACAAGAGCACGGTCCAGTACGCGAAAGGTGCCGTTCGCAAGTCGGCGTACGTGTTGACCTCGCGTGCGCCGCTCGTTCCGACGGTTCCGGCTTCGATGGACCGGACGTAG
- a CDS encoding ketopantoate reductase family protein, with protein MDTVVFGAGSLGSLVGGLLAREHDVTLVARENHARAVRESGLHVCGEFDERVFPAATTDGGNLAADLAVVAVKSFDTASAAAALATGSFDAVLSLQNGMGNEAVFADRLEPATPVLAGTATYGAVLREPGVVECTGRGEIVLGDRDGGASDRANAVGEAFTATGLETAVVDDMPRWLWEKLAVNAGINPVTALAGTKNGAVLEPPARDLARAATREAARVARERGVALSNREAVDAMETVAEATAANTSSMAQDLQHERRTEIDAINGYVVDRAAESGLEVPTNRHLTALVRTWERGRGLREGPGEE; from the coding sequence ATGGACACGGTCGTCTTCGGTGCCGGCAGCCTGGGAAGTCTCGTCGGCGGCTTGCTCGCCCGCGAGCACGACGTAACGCTCGTCGCCCGCGAGAACCACGCTCGAGCCGTCCGCGAGTCCGGCCTCCACGTCTGCGGCGAGTTCGACGAGCGAGTGTTCCCGGCGGCGACGACCGATGGCGGGAACCTCGCGGCCGACCTCGCTGTCGTCGCGGTCAAGTCCTTCGACACGGCGTCGGCTGCCGCCGCGCTCGCGACGGGGTCGTTCGACGCCGTCCTCTCGCTGCAAAACGGGATGGGGAACGAGGCGGTTTTCGCCGATCGACTCGAGCCCGCGACACCGGTGCTGGCCGGGACTGCGACCTACGGCGCAGTCCTCCGTGAACCCGGGGTCGTCGAGTGTACCGGGCGTGGGGAGATCGTCCTCGGCGACCGCGATGGCGGCGCGTCCGATCGTGCCAACGCTGTGGGGGAGGCCTTCACCGCCACCGGCCTCGAGACGGCGGTCGTCGACGATATGCCGCGCTGGCTCTGGGAGAAACTCGCGGTCAACGCGGGGATCAACCCGGTCACCGCGCTCGCCGGGACGAAAAACGGGGCCGTCCTCGAGCCCCCGGCGCGGGATCTCGCCCGGGCGGCGACGCGGGAGGCCGCGCGGGTGGCTCGGGAGCGTGGCGTCGCGCTGTCGAACCGCGAGGCGGTCGACGCGATGGAGACCGTCGCCGAGGCGACGGCGGCAAACACGTCCTCGATGGCCCAGGACCTCCAGCACGAACGCCGTACGGAGATCGACGCGATCAACGGCTACGTCGTCGATCGTGCGGCAGAATCCGGTCTCGAGGTGCCGACGAACCGCCACCTCACGGCTCTCGTCCGCACCTGGGAGCGGGGTCGAGGGCTTCGTGAAGGGCCGGGGGAGGAGTGA
- a CDS encoding PPC domain-containing DNA-binding protein has product MHYREVETASEYVARLETGADWRAEIESLADEVEADAAWFTALGAVQDAELWFYDQDECEYYPLAFDEPLEVASCVGNVSLLEGDRFAHTHVVLSDDEGVAYAGHLNEATVWAGEVHMRVFEEPLEREYDETTELDLWL; this is encoded by the coding sequence ATGCATTATCGCGAGGTCGAGACAGCCAGCGAGTACGTGGCCCGCCTCGAGACCGGAGCGGACTGGCGAGCGGAGATCGAGTCCCTCGCAGACGAGGTCGAGGCCGACGCCGCGTGGTTCACCGCGCTCGGCGCGGTCCAGGACGCGGAACTCTGGTTCTACGATCAGGATGAGTGTGAGTACTACCCGCTCGCGTTCGACGAACCGCTCGAGGTGGCGAGTTGCGTCGGCAACGTCTCGCTGCTGGAGGGCGATCGGTTCGCCCACACCCACGTCGTGCTCTCCGACGACGAGGGGGTCGCCTACGCCGGCCACCTGAACGAGGCGACGGTCTGGGCCGGCGAGGTCCACATGCGCGTCTTCGAGGAACCGCTCGAGCGGGAGTACGACGAGACCACCGAACTCGACCTCTGGCTCTGA
- a CDS encoding DUF5783 family protein → MTTFDPEKFEDKYAHYFTELQQAYKNAFNRMNDRYDSELVHAIDQQVLNESEPFYEGDGEFRVELPEDPYDRLSNVLVERERFEEVLEIHVEEIETELERVFEFE, encoded by the coding sequence ATGACGACGTTCGATCCCGAGAAATTCGAAGACAAGTACGCCCACTACTTTACCGAACTCCAGCAGGCGTACAAGAACGCGTTCAACCGGATGAACGACCGCTACGACTCCGAACTCGTCCACGCGATCGACCAGCAGGTACTGAACGAGAGCGAACCCTTCTACGAGGGCGACGGCGAATTCCGCGTCGAGCTCCCCGAGGACCCGTACGACCGGCTCTCGAACGTGCTCGTCGAGCGAGAGCGGTTCGAGGAAGTGCTCGAGATTCACGTCGAGGAGATCGAGACCGAACTCGAGCGAGTTTTCGAATTCGAGTAA
- a CDS encoding ABC transporter substrate-binding protein has protein sequence MTSLDPIQSTDTESGRVIRQMYEPLTHFPNGTTDVTNQLAEGYELSDDGLTYTFELKEGVQFHDGDEMTADDFVYSFRRLAESPNSERGNFIVGSPTFLDVSAEFDDEGGVVPESLAVEAVDDYTLEITLETQAPSALEILSYDAFSVVPEGIVGDIEGYDGEIDHSEFSSSEPVGTGPFEFETWESDAEAEVVRFDDYHGSVANVDAVHWQIIEDDEAQYTYAIEGNADIFELPTAQYESSLVDAETDDRGREIGTYGPMENGETVDYVGAPQLSTYYFAFNVPSVPRPVRQAVAYVMNRETLIQTLFEGRGQEAYTFTPSAMWPGGNDAYEDFIADYPYSRDEADRESAREVLEEAGYTEDDPYELTLTTYESDVFQEAGRELRDQLSGLGVELSLEQSPFATLQERGESGDLEFYSLGWTWSWPDLGYGLFGFEPENTDTSVMPEETNGYYLDWHQADTDAVEKAQSAWERASSNPDPEDDDLRNEAYIEMEEAVWDDAVCLPLYHELMELFYYDHVDIEPFGAMGEYFQVYNDVTLDE, from the coding sequence ATGACGTCGCTCGACCCGATTCAATCGACGGATACCGAGTCGGGTCGCGTCATTCGCCAGATGTACGAACCGCTGACGCACTTCCCGAACGGGACGACTGACGTCACGAACCAGCTCGCGGAAGGGTACGAACTGTCCGACGACGGACTGACCTACACCTTCGAGCTCAAAGAGGGCGTCCAGTTCCACGACGGCGACGAAATGACGGCGGACGACTTCGTCTATTCGTTCCGTCGGCTGGCCGAATCCCCGAACAGCGAACGTGGGAACTTCATCGTCGGGTCGCCGACGTTCCTCGACGTCTCGGCCGAGTTCGACGACGAGGGCGGCGTCGTTCCCGAGAGTCTCGCCGTCGAGGCCGTCGACGATTACACCCTCGAGATCACGCTCGAGACGCAGGCCCCCTCTGCGCTCGAGATTCTCTCGTACGACGCGTTCTCGGTCGTTCCGGAGGGCATCGTCGGCGATATCGAAGGCTACGACGGCGAAATCGACCACAGCGAGTTCTCCTCGAGCGAGCCGGTCGGTACCGGTCCCTTCGAGTTCGAAACCTGGGAGTCCGACGCCGAAGCGGAAGTCGTTCGCTTCGACGATTACCACGGCAGCGTCGCCAACGTCGACGCCGTCCACTGGCAGATCATCGAAGACGACGAAGCCCAGTACACCTACGCGATCGAGGGCAACGCCGACATCTTCGAACTGCCGACCGCGCAGTACGAATCCAGCCTGGTCGACGCGGAGACCGACGACCGCGGCCGTGAAATCGGGACGTACGGCCCGATGGAGAACGGCGAGACGGTCGATTACGTCGGCGCGCCGCAGCTGAGCACGTACTACTTCGCGTTCAACGTTCCGTCGGTCCCGCGTCCGGTCCGACAGGCGGTCGCGTACGTCATGAACCGCGAGACCCTGATCCAAACCCTCTTCGAGGGCCGCGGACAGGAAGCGTACACGTTCACCCCCTCGGCCATGTGGCCCGGCGGCAACGACGCCTACGAGGACTTCATCGCGGACTACCCCTACAGCCGCGACGAGGCCGACCGCGAATCCGCACGGGAAGTCCTCGAGGAGGCGGGCTACACCGAGGACGACCCCTACGAGCTGACGCTTACCACCTACGAGTCCGACGTCTTCCAGGAAGCGGGCCGCGAGCTTCGCGACCAGCTGTCGGGCCTGGGCGTCGAACTCAGCCTCGAGCAGTCGCCGTTCGCGACCCTGCAGGAACGCGGTGAGAGCGGCGACCTCGAGTTCTACTCGCTGGGATGGACCTGGAGCTGGCCGGACCTCGGATACGGGCTCTTCGGGTTCGAGCCCGAGAACACGGATACGTCCGTCATGCCGGAGGAGACGAACGGATACTATCTCGACTGGCATCAGGCGGACACCGATGCCGTCGAGAAGGCACAGAGCGCCTGGGAACGTGCCTCGTCCAATCCGGATCCGGAAGACGACGACCTCCGTAACGAGGCCTACATCGAAATGGAGGAGGCCGTTTGGGATGACGCAGTCTGTCTCCCGCTCTATCACGAACTCATGGAACTGTTCTACTACGATCACGTCGACATCGAGCCCTTCGGGGCGATGGGAGAGTACTTCCAGGTGTATAACGACGTGACGCTGGACGAATAA
- a CDS encoding DNA polymerase II large subunit, whose amino-acid sequence MREEDERYFERLESQLEEAFDVAETAKERGADPEPEVEIPTARDMADRVENILGIDGVAERVRELEGEMSREEAALELAKDFAEGRVGDYETKAGKVEGAVRTAVALLTEGVVAAPIEGIDKVEILANDDGTEFVNVYYAGPIRSAGGTAQALSVLVADYTRALVGIDQYKARDEEIERYAEEIALYDKETGLQYTPKDKETKFIAEHMPIMLDGEATGDEEVSGFRDLERVDTNSARGGMCLVLAEGIALKAPKIQRYTRNLEEVDWPWLQDLIDGTYYDDAGDEEGADEEDAADGEEEDAEADDEASEPDEPEGPPRVDESKKFLRDLIAGRPVFSHPCAEGGFRLRYGRARNHGFATAGVHPAAMHLVDDFLATGTQIKTERPGKAAGVVPVDSIEGPTVKLANGDVRRIDDPEEAKEIRNGVEKILDLGEYLVNYGEFVENNHPLAPASYTYEWWVQDLAAAGADVQAFEDDPRIDLEFPDPEEALEWATEHDAPLHPEYTYLWHDLSVAAFCNLADAVAEGRIEGDGDGSVNGNGDDSILVLEYADDVADALETIVLEHRQRPGDDRIEIDDWRPFVRSLGCKPRRAVADGAALEPEVDDEGAGEPAVELERTWSEDDLSERARTWGQEDGENAIEAVNEVAPFEVRERAPTRIGNRMGRPEKSERRDLSPPVHTLFPIGEAGGSQRNVADAAKHAETMSDTPGVVELQVGRQRCPNCETETFKNRCPDCNERTEPDYRCPDCDQSLEPDEAGRVECDRCEIEGTCVETREVDVNEEFRSALESVGERENAFDILKGVKGLSSTNKIPEPMEKGILRAKHDVSAFKDGTVRYDMTDLPVTSVRASELDVDVGQLQALGYEEDIHGEPLTHEDQLVELKVQDIVLSDGAAEHMMQTADFIDDLLEQYYGLEPFYELEDRQDLVGELVFGMAPHTSAATVGRVIGFTSAAVGYAHPYFHAAKRRNCFHPETKIWYQNKDGERAYESIEAIVEDRLTDPETDDFGTVVQDVDGISVPSVTEDGTPVERPVEAVSKHPAPDHLVRVETRSGRTLTVTPDHTFRRWTPAGLESVDARELSAGDELPSPKSLGFEGESKSIDLLEAFIEADSIPNDSLVVRGLGSDRIKNLLDDATPEQAYLKPVADRLGVSQSTVYNWVNRDSVPFGPLLSLFDAAELLERIPDDVTLGMKRDTAAIQRRFEIDESVATVLGYYAAEGFTRREDGSFYQTTICTPDEAARNEIIETFDDALSVDAFEENEWKVTVSSRLVSALFADVLELGATAETKRIPDYVLDSPRSQLQAFLAAYFSGDGSPASDRIEIRAHTISDDLAADLVAALKRFGIAATTYRETRQPSTGAVAEFYDDEPVPEFESWVLKITSENAARFAERIGFHLERKQETITEVLETTECRTQRLFADGGKTWLDEVVSVEIVESDIEYTYCLTVEDTNTLVANDIYVGQCDGDEDCVMLLLDGLLNFSKSFLPDKRGGKMDAPLVMSSRIDPSEIDDEAHNMDIVSQYPREFYEATREQADPEAVDIQIGEDTLGTDGEYTGFEHTHDTTDIAMGPDLSAYKTLGSMMEKMDAQLELSRKLEAVDETDVAERVIEYHFLPDLIGNLRAFSRQETRCLDCGEKFRRMPLTGDCRECGGQVNLTVHQGSVNKYMQTAIQVAEEYDCRPYTKQRLEVLEKSLESIFENDKNKQSGIEDFM is encoded by the coding sequence ATGCGCGAGGAAGACGAACGGTACTTCGAGCGGCTCGAGTCCCAGCTCGAGGAGGCCTTCGACGTCGCCGAGACGGCGAAGGAACGCGGCGCGGATCCCGAACCCGAAGTCGAGATCCCGACGGCGCGGGACATGGCCGACCGCGTCGAGAACATCCTGGGGATCGACGGCGTCGCCGAGCGGGTGCGGGAACTCGAGGGTGAAATGTCCCGCGAGGAAGCCGCCCTCGAACTCGCGAAGGACTTCGCCGAGGGCCGCGTCGGCGACTACGAGACGAAAGCCGGCAAGGTCGAGGGGGCCGTTCGGACGGCGGTCGCCCTGCTGACCGAGGGCGTCGTCGCGGCACCGATCGAGGGGATCGACAAGGTCGAAATCCTCGCGAACGACGACGGGACGGAGTTCGTCAACGTCTACTACGCCGGGCCGATCCGCTCTGCGGGGGGGACTGCCCAGGCGCTGTCCGTGCTGGTCGCCGACTACACGCGCGCGCTCGTCGGTATCGATCAGTACAAGGCCCGCGACGAGGAGATCGAACGCTACGCAGAGGAGATCGCCCTCTACGACAAGGAGACCGGCCTCCAGTACACGCCCAAAGACAAGGAGACGAAGTTCATCGCCGAGCACATGCCGATCATGCTCGACGGCGAGGCGACGGGCGACGAGGAGGTCTCCGGCTTCCGCGATCTCGAGCGTGTCGACACCAACAGCGCCCGCGGCGGGATGTGTCTGGTGCTCGCGGAGGGGATCGCGCTGAAGGCCCCGAAGATCCAGCGCTACACCCGGAACCTCGAGGAGGTCGACTGGCCGTGGCTCCAGGACCTGATCGACGGCACCTACTACGACGACGCGGGCGACGAGGAAGGGGCCGACGAGGAGGACGCTGCCGACGGCGAGGAGGAAGACGCCGAAGCCGACGATGAGGCGTCCGAACCGGACGAACCCGAGGGGCCGCCGCGCGTCGACGAATCGAAGAAGTTCCTCCGGGACCTGATCGCCGGCCGGCCGGTCTTCTCCCATCCCTGCGCGGAGGGCGGGTTCCGTCTGCGATACGGACGCGCTCGCAACCACGGTTTCGCGACGGCCGGCGTCCACCCCGCCGCGATGCACCTGGTCGACGACTTCCTGGCGACCGGGACCCAGATCAAGACCGAACGGCCCGGGAAGGCGGCCGGCGTCGTCCCCGTCGACTCCATCGAGGGACCGACGGTCAAACTCGCGAACGGCGACGTGCGACGGATCGACGACCCCGAGGAAGCGAAGGAGATCAGAAACGGCGTCGAGAAGATCTTAGACCTCGGCGAGTACCTGGTCAACTACGGGGAGTTCGTCGAGAACAACCACCCGCTGGCCCCCGCCTCCTACACCTATGAGTGGTGGGTCCAGGACCTCGCGGCCGCCGGCGCGGACGTCCAGGCGTTCGAGGACGACCCCCGGATCGACCTCGAGTTCCCCGACCCCGAGGAGGCCCTCGAGTGGGCCACCGAACACGACGCGCCGTTACACCCCGAGTACACCTACCTCTGGCACGACCTCTCGGTAGCCGCCTTCTGTAACCTCGCCGACGCCGTCGCCGAGGGTCGGATCGAGGGGGACGGCGACGGCAGCGTGAACGGGAACGGGGACGACAGCATCCTCGTCCTCGAGTACGCCGACGACGTCGCGGACGCGCTCGAGACGATCGTTCTCGAGCACCGCCAGCGTCCGGGCGACGACCGCATCGAGATCGACGACTGGCGGCCGTTCGTCCGCTCGCTCGGCTGTAAACCCCGGCGGGCGGTCGCCGACGGCGCGGCCCTCGAACCCGAGGTCGACGATGAGGGCGCCGGGGAACCGGCAGTCGAACTCGAGCGTACCTGGAGCGAGGACGATCTCTCCGAGCGCGCCCGAACCTGGGGGCAGGAGGACGGCGAAAACGCCATCGAGGCGGTCAACGAGGTCGCTCCGTTCGAGGTACGGGAACGCGCGCCCACCCGGATCGGCAACCGGATGGGCCGGCCCGAGAAGTCCGAGCGCCGGGACCTGAGCCCCCCGGTCCACACGCTCTTCCCGATCGGCGAAGCCGGCGGTTCCCAGCGCAACGTCGCCGATGCGGCCAAACACGCCGAGACGATGTCCGACACGCCCGGCGTCGTCGAACTGCAGGTCGGACGCCAGCGGTGTCCGAACTGCGAGACGGAGACGTTCAAGAACCGCTGTCCCGACTGCAACGAGCGGACCGAGCCCGACTATCGCTGTCCGGACTGCGACCAGTCGCTCGAACCGGACGAAGCCGGCCGCGTCGAGTGTGACCGCTGCGAGATCGAGGGCACCTGCGTCGAAACGCGCGAGGTCGACGTCAACGAGGAGTTCCGGTCGGCGCTCGAGTCGGTCGGCGAACGGGAGAACGCCTTCGACATCCTGAAAGGGGTCAAAGGACTGTCCTCGACGAACAAGATCCCCGAACCGATGGAGAAGGGTATTCTCCGGGCGAAACACGACGTCTCGGCGTTCAAAGACGGTACCGTCCGCTACGACATGACGGACCTCCCCGTGACGTCGGTCCGGGCGAGCGAACTCGACGTCGACGTCGGCCAACTGCAGGCGCTGGGCTACGAGGAGGACATCCACGGCGAACCGCTGACCCACGAGGACCAGCTCGTGGAGCTGAAAGTCCAGGACATCGTCCTCTCCGACGGCGCGGCCGAGCACATGATGCAGACGGCCGACTTCATCGACGACCTCCTCGAGCAGTACTACGGGCTCGAGCCCTTCTACGAACTCGAGGACCGTCAGGATCTGGTCGGCGAACTGGTGTTCGGGATGGCACCACACACGAGCGCAGCTACTGTCGGAAGAGTAATTGGATTTACAAGCGCTGCGGTTGGATATGCTCATCCGTACTTTCACGCCGCGAAACGGAGGAATTGCTTCCATCCGGAGACGAAAATCTGGTATCAGAACAAAGACGGCGAACGGGCGTACGAATCGATCGAAGCGATCGTCGAAGACCGGTTGACCGATCCCGAAACGGACGATTTCGGAACGGTCGTTCAGGATGTTGACGGGATCAGCGTTCCGTCCGTCACGGAAGACGGGACGCCCGTGGAACGCCCCGTCGAAGCCGTTTCGAAACATCCGGCACCTGACCACCTCGTTCGCGTCGAAACGCGGAGCGGCCGAACGCTGACCGTAACTCCCGATCACACGTTCCGACGGTGGACTCCCGCAGGCCTCGAGTCGGTCGACGCTCGAGAACTCTCTGCCGGTGACGAACTCCCGAGTCCGAAATCGCTCGGATTCGAGGGAGAGTCGAAATCGATCGACCTTCTAGAAGCGTTTATCGAGGCGGATTCGATCCCGAACGACTCGCTCGTCGTTCGCGGACTCGGCTCCGATCGGATCAAGAATCTCCTCGACGACGCGACGCCGGAGCAGGCATATCTCAAACCGGTTGCGGACCGACTCGGCGTCTCTCAATCGACGGTCTACAACTGGGTGAACCGAGATAGCGTTCCGTTCGGTCCGCTCCTCTCTCTGTTCGACGCTGCGGAACTCCTCGAGCGGATTCCGGACGACGTCACGCTCGGGATGAAACGCGATACGGCGGCCATACAGCGGCGGTTCGAGATCGACGAGTCCGTCGCGACGGTGCTCGGATACTACGCCGCCGAAGGATTCACTCGACGGGAAGACGGGTCGTTCTATCAGACGACGATCTGTACGCCCGACGAGGCGGCCCGCAACGAGATCATCGAGACGTTCGACGACGCCCTGTCGGTCGACGCCTTCGAAGAGAACGAGTGGAAGGTGACGGTCTCGAGCCGACTCGTCTCGGCGCTGTTTGCGGACGTACTCGAACTCGGAGCGACCGCGGAAACGAAACGGATTCCCGACTACGTCCTCGATAGTCCGCGCTCTCAGCTGCAAGCGTTCCTGGCCGCGTACTTCAGCGGCGACGGGAGTCCCGCGAGCGATCGAATCGAAATTCGGGCACACACTATCAGCGACGATCTTGCGGCGGATCTGGTCGCTGCCCTGAAACGGTTCGGAATCGCGGCGACGACCTATCGTGAAACGCGACAGCCGTCGACCGGAGCGGTCGCCGAGTTCTACGACGACGAACCGGTTCCCGAGTTCGAATCGTGGGTTCTCAAGATCACGTCCGAGAACGCGGCTCGGTTCGCCGAGCGAATCGGTTTCCACCTCGAGCGGAAGCAGGAAACCATCACCGAGGTTCTCGAGACGACGGAGTGTCGCACACAGCGGCTGTTCGCCGATGGCGGCAAAACGTGGCTCGACGAGGTCGTTTCGGTCGAGATCGTCGAGAGCGATATCGAGTACACGTACTGTCTCACCGTCGAAGACACGAACACGCTCGTGGCCAACGATATCTATGTCGGTCAGTGCGACGGTGACGAGGACTGCGTAATGTTGCTTCTCGACGGACTTCTCAACTTCAGTAAGTCTTTCTTGCCGGACAAGCGCGGGGGCAAGATGGACGCGCCCCTCGTCATGTCCTCCCGCATCGACCCCTCCGAGATCGACGACGAGGCCCACAACATGGACATCGTCTCGCAGTACCCCCGGGAGTTCTACGAGGCCACTCGCGAACAGGCCGATCCCGAGGCGGTCGACATCCAGATCGGCGAGGACACGCTCGGTACCGACGGCGAGTACACCGGCTTCGAGCACACCCACGACACCACCGACATCGCGATGGGGCCAGACCTCTCGGCGTACAAGACGCTCGGCTCGATGATGGAGAAGATGGACGCTCAACTCGAGCTCTCGCGGAAACTCGAGGCCGTCGACGAGACCGACGTCGCCGAGCGGGTCATCGAGTATCACTTCCTGCCGGACCTGATCGGAAACCTGCGGGCCTTCTCGCGCCAGGAGACCCGGTGTCTCGACTGCGGCGAGAAGTTCAGGCGGATGCCCCTGACCGGGGACTGCCGGGAGTGTGGCGGCCAGGTCAACCTCACCGTCCACCAGGGTTCCGTGAACAAGTACATGCAGACGGCGATCCAGGTCGCCGAGGAGTACGACTGTCGGCCCTACACGAAACAGCGCCTCGAAGTGCTCGAGAAGTCCCTCGAGAGCATCTTCGAGAACGACAAGAACAAGCAGTCGGGTATCGAGGACTTCATGTGA
- a CDS encoding NifU family protein produces the protein MSTESQNDGDDLEDRVSNFLRRNFPQIQMHGGSAAIRELDHETGEVTIALGGACSGCGISPMTIQAIKSRMVKEIPEIEKVNAHTGADGGDMGGGGGMSPSFPGETVDEDGEPDEGPEAPF, from the coding sequence ATGAGCACGGAGTCTCAGAACGACGGGGACGACCTCGAGGACCGCGTTTCGAACTTCCTGCGACGGAACTTCCCGCAAATCCAGATGCACGGCGGTAGCGCGGCGATCCGGGAACTGGACCACGAGACCGGCGAAGTCACGATTGCCCTCGGGGGTGCCTGCAGCGGCTGTGGCATCTCCCCGATGACGATCCAGGCGATCAAGAGCCGAATGGTCAAGGAGATCCCCGAAATCGAGAAAGTAAACGCCCACACGGGTGCCGACGGCGGCGACATGGGTGGCGGTGGCGGCATGAGCCCCTCGTTCCCCGGCGAAACCGTCGACGAGGACGGCGAACCCGACGAAGGCCCCGAAGCGCCGTTCTAA